From Prosthecobacter sp., the proteins below share one genomic window:
- a CDS encoding urea transporter codes for MKSLFDHTLRGFGQMLVANNRFTGACVLIGLFCLSIESALMSLGGALLVSALARWRAHDDTVLKTGLFSVNGALLGALWLLFPQVPLWAQIVATALGCAAMAFFFVPVVERMHARRSPYVLFSLPYVAAAWAALLALIFFGVHDAELTRGWRALLANRFEKAEKHFLNTEVSTDMAEAYRCAGLGWSLYRRGDQAGAQTAFSRVLSLKTGVADAYDGLGWSRFRQGRHEDARLAFQRAVALDSFFADSWDGLGWCAMQAGNTEEARRHFTAAALCAPLFADAFTGLAATLPEGRSKSLATSWSRVLAQNVSSGAQFTSSRMLLCWMWFFIGVLGHSRTSAFMALAAVALCLGGSFWLPSFGDPAFAMNAIVIFLALGGHYLRLSTKTFAWTLLVTTALAILHTPLSEALLRLGLLPLWLPFNLALLGSIAFFGWLHRKGLRDERVPLDWTATTPAETGAFLVRRDAGSSPQLPAKVNLKVHAE; via the coding sequence ATGAAATCCCTTTTTGACCACACGCTCCGCGGTTTCGGCCAGATGCTCGTGGCCAATAATCGCTTCACTGGAGCGTGTGTGCTCATCGGTCTTTTTTGTCTCTCCATCGAATCCGCCCTGATGAGCCTTGGTGGCGCGCTGCTGGTCTCCGCGCTCGCCAGATGGCGTGCGCACGATGACACGGTGCTCAAAACGGGCCTGTTCAGTGTGAATGGTGCTTTGCTTGGCGCGCTGTGGCTGTTGTTTCCGCAGGTGCCGCTGTGGGCGCAGATCGTCGCCACCGCGCTTGGTTGCGCGGCGATGGCGTTCTTCTTCGTGCCCGTCGTGGAGCGCATGCATGCGCGGCGATCTCCGTATGTGCTCTTCAGCCTGCCGTATGTCGCCGCCGCGTGGGCCGCGCTGCTCGCGCTGATCTTTTTTGGCGTCCATGACGCCGAACTCACGCGCGGCTGGCGTGCGCTGCTGGCGAATCGTTTTGAGAAGGCTGAGAAACACTTCCTCAACACCGAGGTCAGCACCGACATGGCCGAGGCCTACCGCTGTGCCGGCCTTGGCTGGAGTTTGTACCGGCGTGGCGATCAAGCCGGCGCGCAGACCGCCTTCTCACGAGTGCTCTCGCTCAAAACCGGAGTTGCTGACGCTTACGATGGTCTCGGCTGGAGCCGCTTTCGTCAGGGGCGGCACGAGGACGCGCGCCTGGCCTTTCAGCGGGCCGTCGCGCTCGATTCCTTCTTCGCGGATTCGTGGGATGGCCTCGGCTGGTGCGCGATGCAGGCCGGCAACACCGAAGAAGCCCGCCGTCATTTCACCGCGGCGGCCTTGTGCGCCCCGTTGTTTGCAGATGCCTTCACCGGTCTCGCCGCCACGCTGCCGGAGGGTCGTTCGAAGAGCCTCGCCACATCCTGGAGCCGGGTGCTGGCGCAAAACGTCAGCTCCGGCGCTCAATTCACCTCTTCACGCATGTTGCTGTGCTGGATGTGGTTCTTCATCGGCGTGCTCGGGCACTCGCGGACTTCGGCGTTCATGGCGCTGGCCGCCGTGGCCTTGTGCCTCGGAGGTTCATTCTGGCTGCCCAGCTTTGGCGATCCGGCATTCGCCATGAACGCCATTGTCATCTTTCTGGCTCTTGGCGGCCATTACCTGCGCCTGAGTACCAAAACATTCGCCTGGACGCTGCTCGTCACGACGGCTCTCGCGATCTTGCACACGCCGCTCAGTGAGGCGCTGCTGCGCCTCGGCCTTCTCCCGCTTTGGCTGCCTTTCAATCTCGCGCTGCTCGGCAGCATCGCCTTTTTTGGCTGGCTTCATCGCAAAGGTCTGCGCGACGAGCGCGTCCCCCTTGATTGGACCGCCACCACACCTGCTGAGACAGGTGCCTTCCTGGTGCGGCGGGATGCCGGATCCTCACCTCAGCTTCCGGCCAAAGTGAACCTCAAAGTACACGCCGAGTGA
- a CDS encoding type II toxin-antitoxin system RelE/ParE family toxin, whose translation MPGLNIQRSPDATEDIRLQTIWYDEHAGKEIAERYVSSFMETARSLGKQPDLGRICHFRSRKLANLRCFRMEEAFGKHLVFYRVIGDTLYVFRVLHGMRDLPRRLLDPPGAD comes from the coding sequence ATGCCAGGCCTGAACATTCAGCGTTCTCCAGATGCCACGGAGGACATCCGTCTCCAGACGATCTGGTATGACGAACACGCAGGCAAGGAAATCGCCGAACGTTATGTGTCGTCATTCATGGAAACGGCGCGTTCTCTCGGCAAACAGCCTGATCTCGGCCGCATCTGCCATTTCCGCAGCCGCAAGCTCGCGAACCTACGCTGCTTCCGCATGGAAGAGGCCTTTGGCAAACACCTCGTCTTTTATCGCGTGATTGGCGACACCCTCTACGTCTTCCGCGTCCTCCACGGCATGCGCGATCTGCCGCGAAGGCTGCTCGATCCACCCGGAGCGGATTGA
- a CDS encoding SUMF1/EgtB/PvdO family nonheme iron enzyme, which translates to MSDDWNFHDAVEDGIRDNAGHLALAGVLSAHSQRQRQLQALEAARKQQAEMAKTEQERLAVEKQRLELELLKQQAEKEEKEAVRLLRVMMAGMGPEFDALSSRGVLAASPAGIRQDYRMAVLLTKIAVVRSRSSVLSELSDLKELSRLESQAQDLAARHFEGRDPLEITRAKWKELEAWMAAVQELGKVVKDHLAAVPPDGSTKIAGLGELQEIHAQLSSLRDDLSARVREFVKALPDDAMDAKGLFPELAEQAQYDDMQKERDAMRLDTLAACWDKVADGSEPPGLITECDAALARLQDWFAKHALHQTLLASAATSLQQGDLADAERDVAVLGEARFEDLSYASLEEIAAVQASLAKLQTVRRADAIRQAEELLKGYPKSTALSQLRQTAMLHMTRGGREKRNALVVMAAGLVLVVSMGLSHLYNQKKQERLVAEAEEMVAEAIERLPQQISEESVGSTLVVPIALQTVVKFSYIPSGAFTIGSPESESGRSSDEKQAEVTLTNSFWLAQLEITQGQWQAVMGSNPSYIQGSGQLPLENVSWNEAQAFIAKLNAINILPDGWRFTLPTEAQWEYACRAGDAGPYHGSDLNEIGWHDGNSGGKSHEVGGKKANAWGLYDMHGNVWEWCLDAWDNTAKYIGGKDPAGSLGSLRAYRGGSWFNHAIHCRAARRYFTGPSSCNDIIGLRPAIIPVGP; encoded by the coding sequence ATGAGCGACGACTGGAACTTCCATGATGCGGTTGAGGACGGCATTCGCGACAACGCGGGACACTTGGCTCTGGCCGGTGTTCTGTCTGCCCACTCCCAACGTCAGAGACAGTTGCAGGCTCTGGAGGCGGCACGCAAGCAACAGGCGGAAATGGCAAAGACGGAGCAGGAACGCCTTGCCGTGGAGAAACAGCGCCTGGAACTCGAGCTGCTGAAACAGCAGGCCGAGAAAGAGGAAAAAGAAGCGGTCCGCCTGCTGCGTGTGATGATGGCTGGGATGGGGCCGGAGTTTGACGCGCTGAGCAGTCGCGGCGTGCTGGCCGCATCTCCAGCGGGAATTCGGCAGGACTACCGGATGGCAGTGCTGCTCACGAAGATCGCCGTGGTACGCTCACGCAGCAGCGTGCTGAGTGAATTGAGCGATTTGAAGGAGCTGTCCCGCCTGGAGAGCCAGGCGCAGGATTTGGCAGCCCGGCACTTTGAGGGCCGCGATCCTTTGGAGATCACCCGCGCCAAATGGAAAGAGTTGGAGGCATGGATGGCAGCTGTGCAGGAATTGGGAAAAGTGGTGAAGGACCATTTGGCGGCGGTACCGCCAGATGGCTCCACGAAAATAGCCGGGCTCGGCGAACTTCAGGAGATCCACGCCCAACTGTCATCACTGCGTGATGACCTTTCCGCGAGAGTGCGTGAGTTTGTCAAGGCATTGCCCGACGATGCCATGGACGCTAAGGGTCTCTTTCCTGAATTGGCGGAACAGGCGCAGTATGACGACATGCAGAAGGAGCGAGATGCCATGCGGCTGGACACATTGGCGGCCTGCTGGGACAAGGTGGCAGACGGGAGTGAACCCCCGGGATTGATCACGGAGTGTGACGCGGCCCTGGCTAGGCTCCAGGATTGGTTTGCGAAACATGCGTTGCATCAGACGTTGCTCGCATCTGCGGCGACGTCGCTGCAGCAGGGCGATCTGGCAGATGCAGAGCGCGATGTCGCGGTCCTCGGGGAAGCGCGGTTTGAGGACTTGAGCTATGCGTCACTTGAGGAGATCGCCGCCGTTCAAGCTTCTCTGGCGAAGCTGCAAACAGTCAGGCGTGCTGATGCCATCAGGCAGGCGGAAGAGCTTCTCAAAGGCTATCCAAAATCAACAGCTTTGAGCCAGCTTCGGCAGACAGCCATGCTGCACATGACACGCGGGGGGCGAGAAAAACGCAATGCGTTGGTTGTTATGGCAGCCGGGTTGGTGCTGGTGGTCTCTATGGGCCTAAGCCATCTTTACAATCAGAAAAAACAAGAGCGATTGGTCGCAGAGGCGGAAGAGATGGTTGCGGAAGCCATAGAGCGCCTGCCTCAACAAATCTCGGAGGAGTCAGTTGGCAGCACCCTGGTCGTGCCAATTGCCTTACAGACAGTGGTGAAGTTCAGCTACATACCATCCGGTGCTTTCACAATTGGCAGCCCGGAGAGTGAATCTGGGAGATCAAGTGACGAGAAACAAGCGGAGGTGACCTTGACCAACTCCTTCTGGCTGGCGCAGCTCGAGATAACGCAGGGGCAGTGGCAGGCAGTGATGGGCAGCAATCCGAGCTATATCCAAGGGAGCGGCCAACTACCATTAGAGAACGTAAGCTGGAACGAAGCGCAGGCGTTCATCGCCAAGCTCAATGCCATCAACATTCTTCCAGATGGATGGCGCTTCACCTTGCCTACTGAGGCGCAATGGGAGTATGCGTGCCGAGCAGGAGACGCCGGACCATATCACGGCAGCGACTTGAATGAGATCGGATGGCATGATGGCAACAGCGGGGGTAAATCGCATGAAGTGGGCGGCAAGAAGGCCAATGCGTGGGGCCTGTATGACATGCACGGGAACGTCTGGGAGTGGTGCCTTGATGCATGGGATAATACTGCGAAGTACATAGGTGGCAAGGACCCTGCGGGCAGCCTTGGCTCCCTTCGGGCATATCGGGGCGGTTCATGGTTTAACCATGCCATCCACTGCCGCGCCGCCCGCCGATACTTCACTGGGCCAAGTTCCTGCAACGACATCATTGGCTTACGCCCCGCCATTATTCCAGTCGGGCCGTAA
- a CDS encoding tetratricopeptide repeat protein produces MKTTIAILLLSVSFLRAADPQKAAELWQQSLTDESNQDYAAALKNVFDFKAAGGETYLATIRAAWLSYLAKDYDKAVQFYTAAAKQEPRAITPHLGLTYTFLAQQKPKEALAAARNGLNIDQYHFKLLLIAGELLFNQGDYRKAETYFDRAHHLQPEDPIAMSWLGWSQIGAGQPKLAAPTFEKLMQINPDGYLVRDGFAVTHAPPQGGPGGPGGPPPRPR; encoded by the coding sequence ATGAAGACAACCATCGCCATCCTCCTGCTCTCCGTGTCGTTCTTGCGCGCGGCTGATCCGCAAAAAGCCGCCGAACTCTGGCAGCAGTCACTCACCGACGAATCCAACCAGGACTACGCCGCCGCGCTCAAAAACGTGTTCGACTTCAAAGCCGCCGGTGGTGAGACCTACCTCGCCACGATTCGCGCCGCATGGCTCTCCTATCTCGCCAAAGACTACGATAAAGCCGTCCAGTTCTACACTGCCGCCGCCAAGCAGGAGCCACGCGCCATCACGCCGCATCTCGGCCTCACCTACACGTTTCTGGCGCAGCAGAAGCCCAAGGAGGCGCTGGCCGCCGCCCGTAACGGCCTCAACATCGACCAGTACCATTTCAAGTTGCTGCTCATCGCCGGTGAGTTGCTCTTCAATCAAGGTGATTATCGGAAGGCCGAGACCTACTTCGATCGTGCGCATCATCTCCAACCGGAAGATCCCATCGCCATGAGCTGGCTCGGCTGGAGCCAGATCGGTGCGGGGCAGCCCAAGCTCGCCGCGCCCACGTTTGAGAAACTCATGCAGATCAATCCTGACGGCTATCTCGTGCGCGACGGATTCGCCGTCACCCACGCCCCGCCTCAGGGTGGCCCTGGCGGACCCGGAGGACCACCTCCGCGTCCGCGCTGA
- a CDS encoding DUF1549 and DUF1553 domain-containing protein — protein MPSKTVITAILVANIISASAEVSFRNDVMAAISKAGCNLGTCHGNATGKGGFKLSLRGQDADFDFKALARDASGRRVNAFAAEKSLLLVKASNKIAHEGGKKLDLQGWEYQVLRDWIAAGMLRDDATAPKVTKLAVTPTESVLDEPASTVQIKVQATFADGVQRDVTERAIYEPLQNGLVEVSKSGLVKRLQFGEPSILVRFLNQSVPVRLTFVKANPAFAWSQPRRNSKIDAHVFNKLKTLRMNPSAVCGDDVFIRRAWLDLCGMIPPADAARAFAADKSPDKRARLIDQLLVRPEFADFWALKWADVLKVESRTLDKTGMQAFHDWIRAAIAQNRPVNELVRDMIASRGSTYHEPASNFYRANRTPEARAVAAAQVFLGTRLQCAQCHNHPFDRWTQDDYYNWSAVFARVDYKIIGDNKRRDKSDKHEFNGEQIVFLNAKLSVENPRTGDTAKAKFLGGDLARPADKEDELQAAANWLTSGQHPLFAKSQVNRIWYHLMGRGLVDPVDDMRLTNPASHPKLLEELAQDFIRSGFDLRHVIRSIMLSKTYQLEAAPNDTNAADTINYSHRIPRRLSAEQLIDSLYASLRVTPSFDEWKPGTRASQMPGPMNGRGSPNPMSPEAFLVQFGRPKRELTCECERGSDTSLGQIFQFIGGPTITRVITDKHNRLGSLTKQPDNGAAVRDLFWALLTRAPTPDEAKVMEALLASAKDRRLALEDIAWSLVNAKEFLLCR, from the coding sequence ATGCCCTCGAAAACCGTCATCACGGCCATCCTGGTCGCCAACATCATCTCCGCGTCTGCGGAGGTGTCGTTTCGCAATGACGTGATGGCCGCCATCTCGAAAGCGGGCTGCAATCTGGGCACCTGTCATGGCAATGCGACGGGCAAAGGCGGCTTCAAGCTCTCCTTGCGCGGTCAGGATGCCGATTTCGACTTCAAGGCGCTCGCTCGCGATGCCTCAGGGCGTCGTGTGAACGCCTTCGCCGCTGAAAAAAGCCTCCTGCTGGTCAAAGCGTCGAACAAAATCGCGCACGAGGGCGGCAAGAAGCTCGATCTCCAAGGCTGGGAGTATCAGGTGCTGCGCGATTGGATCGCCGCCGGCATGCTGCGAGACGATGCGACCGCGCCGAAAGTCACAAAACTCGCCGTGACGCCTACGGAGTCCGTTTTGGACGAACCCGCGAGCACCGTGCAGATCAAGGTGCAGGCCACCTTTGCCGACGGCGTGCAACGCGATGTCACCGAACGCGCCATTTACGAGCCGCTGCAAAACGGCCTCGTCGAAGTGAGCAAGAGCGGCCTCGTGAAGCGCCTGCAATTTGGCGAGCCATCCATCCTGGTGCGTTTCCTGAATCAATCCGTGCCCGTTCGACTCACGTTTGTGAAGGCGAATCCTGCTTTCGCCTGGAGCCAGCCGCGCCGCAACAGCAAGATCGACGCGCACGTCTTCAACAAACTCAAGACCCTGCGCATGAACCCCAGCGCCGTGTGCGGCGACGATGTCTTCATCCGCCGTGCCTGGCTCGATCTCTGCGGCATGATTCCGCCTGCCGATGCCGCACGCGCCTTCGCTGCTGACAAATCACCCGACAAACGCGCCCGTTTGATCGACCAACTGCTCGTGCGGCCCGAGTTCGCCGATTTTTGGGCGCTGAAGTGGGCCGACGTGCTCAAGGTCGAAAGCCGCACGCTCGACAAGACCGGCATGCAGGCCTTCCACGACTGGATTCGCGCTGCCATCGCGCAAAACCGGCCCGTGAACGAGCTCGTGCGCGACATGATCGCCTCACGCGGCAGCACGTATCATGAACCCGCGTCGAACTTCTACCGCGCCAACCGCACGCCCGAGGCCCGCGCTGTCGCCGCCGCGCAGGTCTTCCTCGGCACGCGTTTGCAGTGCGCCCAGTGCCACAACCATCCCTTCGACCGCTGGACGCAGGACGATTACTACAACTGGTCCGCTGTCTTCGCCCGTGTGGATTACAAGATCATCGGCGACAACAAGCGCCGCGATAAGAGCGACAAGCACGAGTTCAATGGCGAGCAGATCGTCTTCTTGAACGCCAAGCTCAGTGTCGAAAATCCGCGCACCGGCGACACCGCGAAGGCCAAATTCCTCGGTGGTGATCTCGCCAGGCCTGCGGACAAGGAAGACGAGCTGCAAGCCGCCGCAAACTGGCTCACCAGCGGCCAGCATCCGCTCTTTGCCAAATCACAGGTGAACCGCATCTGGTATCACCTCATGGGCCGTGGCCTTGTCGATCCCGTCGATGACATGCGCCTCACCAATCCCGCCAGCCATCCCAAACTGCTCGAAGAACTCGCGCAGGACTTCATCCGCAGCGGCTTCGACCTGCGCCACGTCATTCGCAGCATCATGCTGAGCAAAACCTATCAGCTTGAGGCCGCGCCGAACGACACCAACGCCGCTGACACGATCAACTACTCCCACCGCATCCCGCGCCGCCTCAGCGCCGAGCAATTGATCGACTCGCTCTATGCATCGCTGCGCGTAACCCCAAGCTTCGACGAGTGGAAACCCGGCACCCGCGCCAGCCAGATGCCCGGCCCCATGAACGGTCGTGGCAGCCCCAATCCGATGTCCCCCGAGGCCTTCCTCGTGCAGTTCGGCCGCCCCAAGCGCGAACTCACCTGCGAATGCGAACGCGGCAGCGACACCTCGCTCGGCCAGATCTTCCAATTCATCGGCGGCCCCACCATCACCCGCGTCATCACCGACAAACACAACCGCCTCGGCTCTCTCACCAAACAGCCCGACAACGGCGCTGCCGTGCGTGATTTATTTTGGGCGTTGCTCACCCGCGCTCCCACCCCTGACGAGGCAAAGGTGATGGAAGCCCTGCTCGCCAGCGCGAAAGACCGCCGCCTCGCCTTGGAGGACATCGCGTGGAGCTTGGTGAACGCGAAGGAGTTTTTGCTTTGTCGGTGA
- a CDS encoding PQQ-binding-like beta-propeller repeat protein, whose amino-acid sequence MILRILLPLLVLTSVSNAGNWPEWRGPSAQGQANASGLPETWSETSNVAWKTPLPGRGHSTPVMWGDHIWLTTAIEKAATPEEAKRRLESNTGDQPLVVLSSVSLRAVCVDRNSGKILHDIELLNVKDPQWAHQLNSYASPTPVLEEGRLYAHFGSFGTVALDTKTLKVLWKNEELNVMHENGPGSTAVLHGDRLIAHFDGSDQQFIAALDKSTGKLAWKTPRSGEMDPRAQQRKAYGTPLVVTINGLPVVVSSAANNIYGYEPATGKELWKIHYGELGFSMSTVPVADDQQIYFSTAFGKSAIIALKFAGVKTPEIAWRNNKNAPKMCSPVLHNGLLFYVDDGGIVSCVDVKTGEAFYRERIGGKFSASPILADGKLYFSSREGVVTVIAAVKEFKILAQNTLEGSLMASPIADGSALFLRTDKALYKIGK is encoded by the coding sequence ATGATCCTCCGCATTCTTCTTCCGCTTCTTGTTCTGACCTCCGTTTCAAACGCCGGCAACTGGCCTGAATGGCGCGGCCCCTCGGCCCAAGGCCAGGCCAATGCCTCCGGCCTGCCTGAAACCTGGAGCGAGACAAGCAACGTTGCCTGGAAAACGCCGCTGCCCGGCCGCGGCCACTCCACACCCGTGATGTGGGGCGATCACATCTGGCTCACCACCGCCATCGAGAAAGCCGCGACACCTGAAGAGGCCAAACGCCGCCTCGAATCGAACACCGGCGACCAACCGCTCGTCGTCCTCTCCTCCGTGAGCCTGCGAGCTGTCTGCGTGGACCGAAACAGTGGCAAGATCCTTCACGACATCGAACTGCTGAACGTCAAAGACCCGCAGTGGGCGCATCAGCTTAACAGTTACGCCTCACCCACGCCCGTGCTCGAAGAAGGCCGCCTCTACGCACACTTCGGCTCCTTCGGTACGGTCGCCCTCGACACGAAAACGCTGAAGGTGCTCTGGAAGAATGAGGAACTGAACGTCATGCACGAAAATGGTCCTGGTTCCACCGCTGTGCTGCATGGCGATCGCTTGATCGCCCACTTCGACGGCAGTGACCAACAGTTCATCGCCGCCTTGGACAAAAGCACCGGCAAGCTGGCGTGGAAGACGCCCCGCAGCGGCGAGATGGACCCGCGTGCCCAGCAGCGCAAAGCGTACGGCACGCCGCTCGTCGTCACGATCAACGGACTGCCCGTCGTTGTCAGTTCTGCTGCCAACAACATCTACGGCTACGAACCCGCCACCGGCAAAGAGCTGTGGAAGATCCATTACGGCGAACTCGGCTTCTCCATGTCCACCGTTCCCGTCGCCGACGACCAGCAGATCTACTTCAGCACTGCCTTTGGCAAATCGGCCATCATCGCGCTCAAGTTCGCCGGAGTGAAGACGCCCGAGATCGCTTGGCGTAACAACAAGAATGCTCCGAAGATGTGCTCGCCCGTGTTGCACAACGGATTGCTCTTCTACGTCGATGACGGCGGCATCGTAAGCTGTGTGGACGTGAAAACCGGCGAGGCCTTCTACCGCGAACGCATCGGCGGCAAGTTCAGCGCCTCGCCGATCCTTGCCGACGGCAAACTCTACTTCAGCAGCCGCGAAGGTGTCGTCACCGTCATCGCAGCCGTCAAGGAATTCAAAATCCTCGCCCAAAACACTCTCGAAGGCTCCCTCATGGCCAGTCCCATCGCCGATGGCAGCGCCCTGTTCCTCCGCACGGACAAGGCGCTGTACAAGATTGGGAAGTGA
- a CDS encoding SGNH/GDSL hydrolase family protein, producing the protein MKPAILLAFLVSASLLAQTAAPKAPAKPKGPTVPADAQWHDVTTWGVEGRGWGDQERKRWFDRFPAKAEKTVTPAVWGLSRDSAGMMVRFKTDAKAIYCRYDLAKASLALPAMPATGVSGLDLYARDDKGQWRWVACPKPAAQHVEAVLISDLAPGEHEFAAYLPLYNGIEKLEIGVPAGAKFEGLKPREKPIVFYGTSITHGANASRPGMVHTAILGRRLDRPVINIGFSGNGRMDAAVGDLINELDAAAIVIDCCPNMGPADVSAKCVPLVKQLRSKHATTPIILVEDRRFTNAWITPAKAKFHDDNHAALKAAYEQLKAENVANLSYISGDALYGTDAEGSNDASHGTDLGFLRQADIFEPVLRAALKH; encoded by the coding sequence ATGAAACCAGCCATCCTCCTCGCCTTCCTCGTCAGCGCCTCGCTGCTTGCTCAAACCGCCGCGCCCAAGGCTCCGGCCAAACCGAAGGGGCCGACGGTTCCTGCCGATGCGCAATGGCATGATGTGACGACCTGGGGAGTCGAGGGCCGTGGCTGGGGGGATCAGGAGCGGAAGCGCTGGTTTGATCGTTTCCCGGCGAAGGCGGAGAAGACGGTGACGCCCGCCGTTTGGGGGCTTAGTCGTGACAGCGCGGGCATGATGGTGCGCTTCAAGACAGACGCGAAGGCGATTTACTGCCGCTATGACCTCGCCAAGGCCAGTCTGGCCCTGCCTGCGATGCCTGCGACGGGTGTGAGCGGTCTTGATTTGTATGCGCGTGATGACAAAGGCCAGTGGCGCTGGGTCGCCTGCCCGAAACCGGCGGCGCAGCATGTGGAAGCCGTTTTGATCAGCGATCTGGCTCCCGGCGAGCATGAATTCGCCGCCTACCTGCCGCTCTACAACGGCATCGAAAAACTCGAAATCGGCGTGCCTGCGGGTGCGAAGTTTGAAGGGTTGAAGCCACGCGAGAAGCCCATCGTATTCTACGGCACTTCGATCACGCACGGCGCGAACGCCTCGCGCCCCGGCATGGTTCACACGGCCATTTTGGGCCGCCGTTTGGATCGTCCCGTCATCAACATCGGTTTCTCCGGCAACGGACGCATGGACGCCGCCGTGGGTGATCTGATCAACGAACTCGATGCCGCCGCCATCGTCATCGACTGCTGCCCGAACATGGGCCCTGCCGATGTGTCGGCCAAATGCGTGCCGCTGGTGAAGCAACTGCGCTCCAAACATGCCACCACGCCGATCATCCTTGTCGAAGACCGCCGTTTCACGAACGCCTGGATCACTCCGGCCAAGGCGAAGTTCCACGACGACAATCACGCCGCGCTCAAAGCCGCCTACGAGCAGCTCAAGGCCGAAAACGTCGCCAACCTGAGCTACATCAGCGGAGACGCGCTCTACGGCACCGACGCCGAAGGCTCCAACGACGCCTCTCACGGCACTGACCTCGGCTTCCTGCGCCAGGCGGACATCTTCGAGCCGGTGCTGCGTGCGGCGCTGAAGCATTGA